In Ischnura elegans chromosome 6, ioIscEleg1.1, whole genome shotgun sequence, one genomic interval encodes:
- the LOC124160525 gene encoding eukaryotic translation initiation factor 4E-like isoform X2 — MACGKTSDSLEIVPKKEEEEVEAIAPDHHLFKHPLQNTWTLWFYENDRSKSWEENQREITSFDTVEDFWGLYNNIKAASDLRVGCDYSLFKKGIRPMWEDDANKRGGRWLVNLEKKRNELTNIWLEVLLCMIGEAFDECSDEVCGAVLNVRSKMDKIGLWTADYSNGPSVKEIGRKLKERLRIGPKVTIGYQIHRDTQTKSSSAAKNTYTC, encoded by the exons ATGGCTTGTGGGAAAACCAGTGACTCACTA GAGATTGTTCCCaaaaaggaggaagaagaagtTGAGGCAATCGCACCCGATCACCATCTCTTTAAGCATCCCCTTCAGAACACTTGGACGTTATGGTTTTACGAAAACGACCGGTCCAAATCATGGGAGGAAAATCAACGCGAGATCACTTCTTTTGACACAGTTGAAGATTTTTGGGG CTTGTACAACAACATAAAAGCAGCAAGTGACCTTCGTGTGGGGTGTGATTACTCCCTTTTCAAAAAGGGCATCAGGCCTATGTGGGAAGATGATGCTAACAAACGTGGTGGGCGATGGCTTGTCAACTTGGAAAAGAAGAGAAATGAGCTCACAAACATTTGGCTAGAAGTG TTACTTTGTATGATCGGAGAGGCATTTGATGAGTGTAGTGACGAAGTATGTGGGGCAGTTTTAAATGTAAggagtaaaatggataaaataggTCTATGGACCGCTGACTATTCTAATGGCCCTAGTGTCAAGGAAATAGG gcgaaaattaaaagaGAGACTGAGAATAGGCCCAAAAGTAACAATTGGATATCAAATTCATAGAGACACTCAAACTAAATCTAGCTCTGCAGCAAAGAACACTTACACATGTTAA
- the LOC124160525 gene encoding eukaryotic translation initiation factor 4E-like isoform X1 gives MACGKTSDSLVICEIVPKKEEEEVEAIAPDHHLFKHPLQNTWTLWFYENDRSKSWEENQREITSFDTVEDFWGLYNNIKAASDLRVGCDYSLFKKGIRPMWEDDANKRGGRWLVNLEKKRNELTNIWLEVLLCMIGEAFDECSDEVCGAVLNVRSKMDKIGLWTADYSNGPSVKEIGRKLKERLRIGPKVTIGYQIHRDTQTKSSSAAKNTYTC, from the exons ATGGCTTGTGGGAAAACCAGTGACTCACTAGTAATTTGT GAGATTGTTCCCaaaaaggaggaagaagaagtTGAGGCAATCGCACCCGATCACCATCTCTTTAAGCATCCCCTTCAGAACACTTGGACGTTATGGTTTTACGAAAACGACCGGTCCAAATCATGGGAGGAAAATCAACGCGAGATCACTTCTTTTGACACAGTTGAAGATTTTTGGGG CTTGTACAACAACATAAAAGCAGCAAGTGACCTTCGTGTGGGGTGTGATTACTCCCTTTTCAAAAAGGGCATCAGGCCTATGTGGGAAGATGATGCTAACAAACGTGGTGGGCGATGGCTTGTCAACTTGGAAAAGAAGAGAAATGAGCTCACAAACATTTGGCTAGAAGTG TTACTTTGTATGATCGGAGAGGCATTTGATGAGTGTAGTGACGAAGTATGTGGGGCAGTTTTAAATGTAAggagtaaaatggataaaataggTCTATGGACCGCTGACTATTCTAATGGCCCTAGTGTCAAGGAAATAGG gcgaaaattaaaagaGAGACTGAGAATAGGCCCAAAAGTAACAATTGGATATCAAATTCATAGAGACACTCAAACTAAATCTAGCTCTGCAGCAAAGAACACTTACACATGTTAA